The Ricinus communis isolate WT05 ecotype wild-type chromosome 8, ASM1957865v1, whole genome shotgun sequence sequence CTACTGCAATTGCTCACTATGTTCCTCAGTTTCATGTACACCTTTTGGATTTTCACTAATACAGCTAACACCACCATCTTTTCCATGTACACCTTTCTCTCCTTCAATTTTGACTTGTAATACTCCATTGCTTTCATCTATATACTTAATCATATCCATTAACCCTCTATCATCCACCATTTCCCTTAACCCATCATTCAAACTCATTTCTGGAATCTTATAAGAAATCTTTGCTCCATAATACCCTACTTTTTCTACTTTATCAAGTATGTCCAAATATCCTATCCTGTCTGGGTCTAATCCATGTTAGGCAAAATATCTCCACCTACATAAACCACATTCTCACAAACAGATGCAAAACGCCCACCATAGTTTATACATACAGAAAAGTTGTCAGACATTCTGTTGAAAGAGTGCATGAGTTAATATTTCAACAAGACAAACACAATACTTACATGAATAAGACCCTACAGACCATGACaaactcaaataaataaatacgaAAATCACAGTAAACTTAAATACATTTTGAGAAACCCGAAAGTgcagtaataaaaaattgattgatGCCCTACCCCACACATATCACACTCATCTCGTTAATGTAGAAGTTTCTTAGAAAAGCAATTAACAATGTAATAACTTACTTGTCCTTTTCCAGTGGTCGGTACTTCAAGGGACCACAATGTTTGATGGCTGCTGCTGTCTTTGCTAGTTGAAGGGACCACAACGTGTTTGATTCTTCAAAGCGGCTTCACTTTCACTCTCTTTTACTTTCACTCTATTCTTCAAATGGTTTCAGTAATCACAAACGGTAAGAAATAACGGCTATTTCAATTTTGGGGATTTAAGGATTTCTTACACCATATATGTCATCATTtcgttctttttttttgttccttattaaaactataaaaacgCACCGTTTCTATAGGGCAAAACGCAACATTTCTGCTTTTGCTTTAAAACGCACCGTTTCTACATGTTTAAGTTACCAGAGCGCCGGCAGCCACGTGGAATAAACTTCACCAGAAATTTCATTTCTGTATCGATTTGACACAATTTATAATGTCGCACATGACATTGTTACAATTAAAAACACGTgattaaattgagaaaaacgCCAAAGGTCGAGAACTTTTTTGCAATTAAGCCTTCTTTTAATAACTTGCTCTTCTTATAGGTAATTCCTATATTGTTAATGTTACAATACCAAAGGGTCTAAAGTGTAATGTCCAAGTCTCCCAGTACGATACAAATTGAGTAACTTAGTAGCAACCTTACTACAAGCATCATCTTCTAAATCCAGAGGCAAGTGAAATGTTTCTGTCAAGGCTGCAACCTGCAATTCAATAAGCTTCTGCAAATCCACTTCATTTTGCACATCACCATCAAAAGATGAAACAGTCTCAAAAAGCTTTCGCCGGGCACAATGCACTATGAAATCCTACATGAGAGACAATGACTACCATTCTCAGACtgtaaaaataaactatattttCAGTTGTCAGAATTGTTTGGTACTCATGATAAGctcaaattaagaaaaacttgCTGCTTTCTTTACCTGTGTATGATCTGTAAGGTGTTCCTTTTTCCCTTCTGTATCCAGTTGTTTGTCCCTTAAACACTCTGCTTTGTTGTCTGTGAATGACTTCTCTTTTTCACGGGCAGACAACTTTGcccatttcttatattcatcgCTTAGGTTGAGAATAGCTAGAAAATATTGAGCAAGTTCTCTTTCTCCAATCAAGCCATCTCTAAATGTTCCTGATATGAAagatggagaagaagaaatatacAGTTAATTCTAGCCACTCATTCTAATATATTACAGTCCAAATTGCTGGCATAACTGCACCTGTCAGAGCTAGCTTGAAGCAGACCTCAGCATCAAAGATTTGAGGAGGTAAAACACCTGGGGTGTCTAGCACATAGATATTGGGATGGCTACCAATCTGGAAAGTAAAATGTAAActtcattaataatataacaatataCAGCAGGAGGTAGAGAAGGAAttacaaaatgaaaaatataatttctttctcCTTCATTTCCTGGGTGCAAAGAACTATAACAATTAAGGAAAGGCTACATGCCTTCAAGCTGCTGATGTCTTTTGTCTCTCCTGGATGTGGAGTGACTTTTGCGTGCTTCAACTTTCCTTTCTCTAATTAAGAGAACCCATAGTTAGAAAGTTAGATTGAATATTTActagggagagagagagagagagagagagaaagataaGAATTACCTGCAGCACTAATCCTTCCAATGTGATGCAAAGATTTGGCAAGGGCTGACTTGCCAACATTAGGAATCCCAACCATCATCATTGTTATGGTACAACCAGAATGGTCAATGTTCTTCAGTCCTCTGACTTGGCCTTGTAAAAAGTTGAGGAACTACAGATAGCAAATCCCAAACAAGTTCCAATGAAAAGGAAGGCAAAACACATAAACTGCTCAGATAAGTTGCGTCTGAGGTTGAATTTAGATAAAGAAAAGCAATAAGCAGTCATTTTGACCAAAAGGAGGCATATGCACACTTAAACACACAATTATGTTGCAGCTGCAGAATCTATTTAGTGAAACCATGAGTTTTCTATCTCACAGACATGTCAATATGAACCTACCCGCGCATTTTTGGACCATGagataaataaacaaattcaTATTATCTGATGCAAGATCAATTTTAAGAATGCATTgtgcaaaaataaaaggttacCTCTTTTACATTGTCTTTATTGTGAGAATTGATTGCATAAGAAACAAAACCTCTTTGCTTAAAATACTTGATCCAATCCTATCAATAAATAAAGGCATGACAAGAAAATTCATCAACACAATCGAAAAGATTTGATACTAGAACCAATGCCTCTAATcccattcttttttcttgtttatctTTAAGAAGATATTCAAGTTAAAGCCTCTGACCTTGAGTTGCAAGCGATTAGCAAGGTCCATTTTGTTCATAACTATAATTCGGCGAGAGGAATCCGAGTGATTAGTCAAAAGCTGACACTCTGAAGACAAAGGAatctatataaaaagaagcatTGACGTCATTGAGACATTTTATCAAACGCTTGGCAGTTAACAGAGAAGCGTTACACAACTTACTCTAGCATCTCTAACTTCAATTACGAAATCAACTAATGAGATTCGTTCTGCAATAGCACTAGAGGCAGCTGCCATGTGAGGATTATACCATCTTTGTTCTCTGTTTCTTGATGCTTTCATTACTCTTTTTCCTATTTCACTGGCTAACATTTTTATGTAGCAGTTACTTTTTCTACTGCTTATATTTgccatttctttctcttctcttctttgcCTTATTCCCGCCAAATTCAGAAACTAGAACTTCTATTAAATACAACAGTTCAAAAGGCTGGGCTTTAAGCGGGCTTGGCAGCCCGAACAGAACCCAGAACCAGCCCGAATTCTTGATGGTTTATTATGACCTTCGTTTCCcatgaaatatttattcttttcactGCAGATCAGGATATTAAAGGTTTGCTCTTCAACCGCTTGTTCAAATGCCTAAAAGAAAAGTTGTATACTCAATATTTTCTTGTTCTATCTTTTTAGAGACCCTTTTTTGCGATAATGTTCGTCAAGAGTTTAGTATCAAGGACTGTCCCTTATGCAAGACGATTTTCTTGGACAGCTCCAACTGTGCTTAAAACTGGAGATGTTATAAGGCAAACAAGAGTATTTTCAAATCAAGATGTTACAGAGTACTCAAAAGTGAGTAATGACTTAAACCCTCTTCATTTTGATGATGAATTTGCAAGGAATGCTGGATTTGAGGATCGGATTGTACATGGAATGCTTGTTGCTGCATTGTTTCCTAGGATCATTGCTTCCCACTTCGTAAGTCTCTTCCATTAACACTCTTCACtttcactttttttattttcattctcCACTAATGAATGGACCAAGGTTTGTTTCCCTTGAATAGATATTtgaacaatttaaaataaaacatattgaATTGTCCTGaaaaaacttaataatatCCAAGTCCTCTAAATGTATATACGCTTTGTAGCCTGGAGCTGTATATGTTTCTCAAGGCTTGCATTTTAGAAGTCCTGTGTACATTGGGGATGAGATTGTTGGCGAAGTACAAGCTGTTAGTATAAGGGAAAACAAGAAGAGATACATGTAAGTTACCTTAATGACATTACcctattagttttaaattgttggaaGTGAAGCTATGTTATGACACTGATTTATGATAAAGGTGTTATGGTTGTATTACTCGAGTAAAATTCTCAACAAAATGACATTACCcgtttagttttaaattgttggaaGTGA is a genomic window containing:
- the LOC8286008 gene encoding DAR GTPase 2, mitochondrial isoform X1, encoding MANISSRKSNCYIKMLASEIGKRVMKASRNREQRWYNPHMAAASSAIAERISLVDFVIEVRDARIPLSSECQLLTNHSDSSRRIIVMNKMDLANRLQLKDWIKYFKQRGFVSYAINSHNKDNVKEFLNFLQGQVRGLKNIDHSGCTITMMMVGIPNVGKSALAKSLHHIGRISAAEKGKLKHAKVTPHPGETKDISSLKIGSHPNIYVLDTPGVLPPQIFDAEVCFKLALTGTFRDGLIGERELAQYFLAILNLSDEYKKWAKLSAREKEKSFTDNKAECLRDKQLDTEGKKEHLTDHTQDFIVHCARRKLFETVSSFDGDVQNEVDLQKLIELQVAALTETFHLPLDLEDDACSKVATKLLNLYRTGRLGHYTLDPLVL
- the LOC8286008 gene encoding DAR GTPase 2, mitochondrial isoform X2, whose amino-acid sequence is MANISSRKSNCYIKMLASEIGKRVMKASRNREQRWYNPHMAAASSAIAERISLVDFVIEVRDARIPLSSECQLLTNHSDSSRRIIVMNKMDLANRLQLKDWIKYFKQRGFVSYAINSHNKDNVKEFLNFLQGQVRGLKNIDHSGCTITMMMVGIPNVGKSALAKSLHHIGRISAAEKGKLKHAKVTPHPGETKDISSLKIGSHPNIYVLDTPGVLPPQIFDAEVCFKLALTGTFRDGLIGERELAQYFLAILNLSDEYKKWAKLSAREKEKSFTDNKAECLRDKQLDTEGKKEHLTDHTQSENGSHCLSCRIS
- the LOC8286007 gene encoding (R)-specific enoyl-CoA hydratase isoform X2 — encoded protein: MTFVSHEIFILFTADQDIKAPTVLKTGDVIRQTRVFSNQDVTEYSKVSNDLNPLHFDDEFARNAGFEDRIVHGMLVAALFPRIIASHFPGAVYVSQGLHFRSPVYIGDEIVGEVQAVSIRENKKRYIVKFSTKCFKNGELLVLDGEAMAILPNLAVEKVVD
- the LOC8286007 gene encoding (R)-specific enoyl-CoA hydratase isoform X1, giving the protein MKYLFFSLQIRILKRPFFAIMFVKSLVSRTVPYARRFSWTAPTVLKTGDVIRQTRVFSNQDVTEYSKVSNDLNPLHFDDEFARNAGFEDRIVHGMLVAALFPRIIASHFPGAVYVSQGLHFRSPVYIGDEIVGEVQAVSIRENKKRYIVKFSTKCFKNGELLVLDGEAMAILPNLAVEKVVD